AACTTATGAGTACTTCAAACAAGTGATTTTGGAGAAAGAACCAGAATCAGTAAGTTAAGTAGTTAAAAAACATTAAAAATAATGTATTTTTTGCAGAAAACCCTTGTTTCACATTCATTGAAGCAAGGGTTTTTACATTTCACAAGGTTATTTTTTGTATCTTTAGAAACCTATTTTTACTCTCAATTTTCATCTATTCCCTATGTATCATCAGCCTATAACAGTAGCCCTTGTAGAAGACAACCGAGACATCCGCCAAGGATTGCGGCTCATCATTGACGCAACCAAAGATTTCTTGTGTTTGGGAGCCTATCCCGATGCAGAATCCGCACTACCTGCTATCATCGAACGAAAACCAAATGTTGTATTGATGGACATTGTATTGCCAGGAATGTCGGGCATAGAATGTGTAAAAGCCATCAAAGAAAAAGCACCTGATATTGACATCATTATGCTAACCGTTCGCTCAGACGATGATTCAGTTTTTCAATCCTTGCAGGCAGGAGCTTGTGGCTATCTGACTAAAAACACTCCTCCAAGCCGCTTGTTAGAAGCCATCAAAGAGGTACAAAATGGAGGTGCGCCTATGAGTTCAAATGTCGCCCGCATGGTTGTTGGGTCATTCAATGCTTTCCGCAATCCTTCACACAACCTTACAA
The Chitinophagales bacterium genome window above contains:
- a CDS encoding response regulator transcription factor, with amino-acid sequence MYHQPITVALVEDNRDIRQGLRLIIDATKDFLCLGAYPDAESALPAIIERKPNVVLMDIVLPGMSGIECVKAIKEKAPDIDIIMLTVRSDDDSVFQSLQAGACGYLTKNTPPSRLLEAIKEVQNGGAPMSSNVARMVVGSFNAFRNPSHNLTTREQEVLDQLCKGKSYKMIADILSVSQDTVRYHIKNIYKKLQVNSKSEAVIKALKNNIV